In Rosa chinensis cultivar Old Blush chromosome 1, RchiOBHm-V2, whole genome shotgun sequence, a genomic segment contains:
- the LOC112170524 gene encoding heat shock cognate 70 kDa protein translates to MASGEEVHAIGIDLGTTYSCVAVWQHDHAEVIVNDQGNRTTPSQVAFTDTETFVGDAAFNQIIRNPTNSIFELIGRRFSDASVQSDIKLWPFKVIEGPDDKPMIVVTHMGQEKQYSAEDISSMVLLKMREIAEAYVGSTVKNAVITVPAYFSDSQRYATKNAAITASLKVMLMINEPTAAAIAYGLDKKASWYRKRTVMMFDFGGGTLDVSLLTISGGIFQVNATAGDSHLGGEDIDSQMVKHCVEHFKRNHNLDIDGNPKALGKLKSACEKAKRRLSFSFSTDVEIDCLYQNTDFYINFTRAKFEEINKDFFNQCMVPVEKCLKDAKMDKGSVDDVVLVGGSSRIPKVQQLLQNVFEGKELCKAINPDEAIAQGAAIQAAVLSGNGNGKLQDFSLLDVTPFSLGVETGRERDMTVVIPRNSSIPIRRNYTVTTRHDNQAVVKFSVYEGESITTVNNYFLGDFRLQDIPPAPKGVPKFNICFDIDASGILNVSAEDMLTGQKKGITFTNDRNSDGIGRVMLLM, encoded by the exons ATGGCATCAGGAGAAGAAGTTCATGCAATTGGTATTGATCTAGGGACAACATACTCGTGTGTGGCGGTATGGCAGCATGATCATGCAGAAGTCATAGTGAATGATCAGGGCAACAGGACTACTCCATCTCAAGTTGCCTTCACTGATACTGAGACGTTTGTAGGTGATGCAGCATTCAACCAGATCATCAGAAACCCTACAAACTCCATATTCG AATTAATTGGTAGGAGATTCAGCGATGCTTCTGTTCAAAGTGATATAAAGCTCTGGCCATTCAAGGTCATTGAAGGTCCTGATGATAAGCCTATGATTGTGGTTACCCACATGGGCCAAGAGAAACAGTATTCTGCTGAAGATATCTCATCCATGGTCCTCTTAAAGATGCGGGAGATTGCTGAGGCCTACGTCGGCTCAACTGTTAAAAATGCAGTTATCACAGTCCCTGCTTACTTCAGTGACTCACAGCGGTATGCTACCAAAAATGCTGCCATCACAGCTAGCCTGAAGGTGATGCTGATGATCAATGAACCAACTGCTGCAGCCATCGCTTATGGTCTTGACAAGAAGGCCAGTTGGTATAGAAAGAGAACCGTGATGATGTTTGATTTTGGTGGTGGTACTTTAGATGTGTCACTACTTACCATTAGTGGTGGTATCTTTCAAGTGAATGCCACAGCTGGAGACAGTCACCTTGGTGGTGAAGACATTGATAGCCAAATGGTGAAGCATTGTGTTGAGCATTTCAAAAGGAACCATAATTTGGATATTGATGGAAACCCGAAAGCTCTTGGGAAGCTGAAAAGTGCTTGTGAGAAGGCAAAGAGGCGActgtcattttcattttcaactgATGTTGAAATTGACTGTTTGTATCAGAATACTGATTTCTACATAAACTTTACCCGTGCCAAGTTTGAAGAGATCAACAAGGATTTCTTTAACCAGTGTATGGTGCCCGTAGAGAAATGCTTGAAGGATGCTAAAATGGACAAAGGAAGTGTTGATGATGTTGTTCTTGTTGGTGGCTCCTCTAGAATTCCCAAGGTTCAACAACTATTGCAAAATGTTTTTGAGGGTAAGGAGTTGTGCAAGGCCATTAATCCTGATGAAGCTATTGCACAAGGTGCTGCTATTCAGGCTGCAGTTTTGAGTGGGAATGGAAATGGGAAGCTTCAAGACTTTAGTCTTTTGGATGTCACACCTTTTTCACTAGGTGTTGAGACTGGGCGAGAACGGGACATGACAGTTGTGATTCCAAGAAACTCCAGCATTCCTATCAGGAGGAACTATACTGTCACTACTCGGCATGATAACCAAGCTGTTGTAAAATTTTCTGTTTATGAGGGTGAGAGTATAACAACTGTGAATAATTACTTTCTTGGTGACTTTAGGCTCCAAGATATTCCTCCAGCTCCCAAGGGTGTTCCTAAGTTCAACATCTGCTTTGACATTGATGCAAGTGGCATTCTGAATGTATCTGCTGAGGACATGTTGACAGGCCAAAAGAAAGGGATTACCTTTACAAATGACAGAAACTCTGATGGAATTGGAAGGGTTATGTTACTTATGTAA